In a single window of the Pseudodesulfovibrio profundus genome:
- a CDS encoding OPT family oligopeptide transporter encodes MHDDKELQEYRDLLKPPEHFEEGFDWKTIVGAIFIGFLMMPGSMYLQLVIGQGIGPAARWVTIILFAEIAKRSYTHLKQQEIFLLYYMAGAALASPFQGLLWNQYIVQSDAARMLGLTEFIPHWIAPALGSGSYLERTFMHRDWLIPILLLVGAQLVQRIDHFGLGYSLYRITSDVEKLPFPMAPVGALGTMALAESTEDRKTGWKWRVFSIGGVIGLAFGFFYVLLPALSGLLFTEPIRLIPIPWIELTQHTEDVLPAVATGLQFDLGLVFIGMVLPFWAVIGGLLGLVITIIANPILYAEGILHRWHPGMATVETVFANNFDFYMSFGIGLGLAIGAIGIYYVVNSFRSKDGEKLDFSILLKSHKSRGDINFWVSIGIYVFSTLCYIAFCVWLVPAFPWIFFVIYGFVYTPFISYVTARMEGMAGQFIALPMVREFSFIAGAKFFGYQGLEIWYAPIPIHNYGEATVQFRQIELTGTSLRGIIKAEIIVFPIVMVSSLLFSQFLWQLAPIPSPEYPFAQELWHLQALNTLLMQTSTLEGNSLFYEALSGPVVMSGVGLGLCLYAVLNVLGLPVMLVYGVVRGLGQSTPHGMILEVIGALLGRFYFLKKYGAQWRHYAPVLLAGFSCGMGLTGMFAMGCTLILKSLGRLAY; translated from the coding sequence ATGCATGACGATAAGGAACTACAAGAATATAGAGACCTGCTGAAGCCGCCCGAGCATTTCGAGGAAGGGTTCGACTGGAAGACCATTGTCGGTGCGATCTTCATCGGCTTCCTGATGATGCCCGGTTCCATGTACCTGCAATTGGTCATCGGACAGGGCATTGGTCCGGCTGCGCGTTGGGTCACAATCATTCTCTTTGCGGAAATCGCCAAGCGTTCCTACACCCATCTGAAACAACAGGAAATTTTTCTTCTGTACTACATGGCTGGTGCTGCGTTGGCGTCGCCGTTCCAGGGCTTGCTATGGAACCAGTATATCGTGCAGTCGGACGCGGCCCGCATGCTGGGGCTTACCGAGTTCATTCCGCACTGGATCGCTCCTGCCCTTGGTTCCGGCTCCTATCTGGAACGCACGTTCATGCACCGGGACTGGCTCATCCCCATCCTGCTGCTCGTGGGCGCGCAACTGGTGCAACGTATCGATCACTTCGGGCTTGGGTATTCCCTGTATCGAATCACTTCGGACGTGGAAAAACTGCCGTTTCCCATGGCGCCTGTGGGCGCACTGGGTACCATGGCCCTTGCCGAATCCACCGAGGATCGAAAGACAGGGTGGAAGTGGCGCGTCTTTTCCATAGGGGGTGTCATAGGGTTGGCCTTCGGGTTCTTCTATGTCCTGCTACCGGCCCTATCCGGGTTGCTCTTTACCGAGCCGATACGACTCATTCCCATACCCTGGATCGAGCTGACACAACATACGGAAGATGTGCTGCCAGCCGTTGCCACCGGACTCCAGTTCGATCTCGGGCTGGTCTTCATCGGTATGGTCCTGCCGTTCTGGGCGGTCATAGGCGGTCTGCTCGGATTGGTGATCACCATCATCGCCAACCCCATCCTCTATGCCGAGGGCATACTGCATCGCTGGCATCCGGGCATGGCAACGGTTGAAACGGTTTTTGCCAACAACTTCGATTTTTACATGAGCTTCGGTATCGGCCTCGGGTTGGCTATCGGTGCCATCGGTATCTACTATGTTGTCAATTCGTTCCGGTCCAAGGATGGCGAGAAACTCGACTTCTCCATCCTGCTCAAGTCGCACAAATCCCGCGGCGACATCAACTTCTGGGTGTCCATAGGCATCTATGTCTTCTCGACGTTGTGCTATATCGCGTTCTGCGTGTGGCTTGTTCCGGCCTTCCCATGGATATTCTTTGTTATTTACGGGTTCGTGTACACCCCGTTCATCTCGTACGTCACCGCCCGAATGGAAGGTATGGCCGGGCAGTTCATCGCGCTACCCATGGTTCGGGAGTTCTCGTTCATCGCCGGTGCCAAGTTCTTTGGATATCAGGGGCTGGAAATCTGGTATGCGCCCATCCCCATCCATAACTACGGCGAAGCCACGGTGCAGTTCCGACAGATCGAGCTGACCGGAACCAGCTTGCGCGGCATTATCAAGGCCGAGATCATCGTCTTCCCCATTGTCATGGTTTCATCGCTCCTTTTCTCCCAGTTCTTGTGGCAACTGGCTCCCATTCCGTCGCCTGAATATCCGTTCGCGCAGGAATTGTGGCATCTGCAGGCGCTCAATACCTTGCTGATGCAGACCTCCACTCTGGAAGGCAACTCCCTGTTCTACGAGGCGCTATCCGGGCCGGTGGTCATGTCCGGTGTGGGGCTTGGGCTGTGCCTGTACGCGGTGCTCAATGTCCTTGGGCTGCCCGTCATGCTGGTCTATGGAGTGGTGCGCGGTCTGGGGCAGTCCACACCCCACGGCATGATTCTGGAGGTAATCGGGGCGCTGCTCGGTCGATTCTATTTCCTCAAGAAATATGGGGCGCAGTGGCGACACTATGCGCCGGTCCTACTGGCCGGATTCTCATGCGGCATGGGGCTGACAGGTATGTTTGCCATGGGCTGCACGCTTATCCTCAAGTCACTTGGACGGTTGGCGTACTGA
- a CDS encoding cobalt-precorrin 5A hydrolase yields MTQQKIAIYGLTGQGCRLAHKLARELGGAVHCVRRHVVSDAEPFDSLPELVERTFHEFDAHIFVAAAGIVVRCIAPLIQSKSSDPAVVCMDTDGAFVVSLLSGHLGGANELAVQCANVTGGQPVITTATDSAGVVSLDMLAKEKNLTIGNIDRVKVVNGALLDKRTVQLFDPFDRLGVDGEPFVMVREKKEWKRGEPGVWVSEYEDCPDSGALRLYPRSLMLGIGCRRGVPEEEISAHISNVFSAEGLSLHSIGGVASVDAKQDEPGLLETAADLGIELVFYAKARLEEVEAPNPSDMVKERMGIPSVSEAAALLLSEGGQLVVEKTKTKSVTLAVARRI; encoded by the coding sequence ATGACTCAACAGAAGATAGCCATATATGGATTGACCGGACAGGGGTGTCGACTTGCGCACAAGCTCGCCCGAGAACTGGGCGGTGCTGTCCACTGTGTGCGACGACATGTCGTCAGCGATGCCGAGCCGTTTGACTCCCTGCCCGAACTGGTGGAGCGGACGTTCCATGAGTTTGATGCCCATATTTTCGTGGCAGCGGCAGGAATAGTCGTCCGGTGCATCGCTCCGTTGATTCAAAGCAAGTCGAGCGATCCGGCCGTGGTCTGCATGGATACGGATGGCGCGTTTGTCGTCAGTCTCCTGTCAGGCCATCTGGGCGGTGCCAACGAGTTGGCTGTCCAATGTGCAAATGTCACCGGCGGCCAGCCTGTGATCACGACCGCCACTGATTCTGCCGGGGTAGTCTCGCTGGATATGCTGGCAAAAGAGAAGAATCTGACCATCGGCAATATTGATCGCGTCAAAGTCGTCAATGGTGCGCTGCTGGACAAGCGGACCGTGCAGTTGTTCGATCCGTTTGACCGGCTGGGCGTGGACGGTGAACCATTCGTCATGGTTCGGGAGAAAAAGGAATGGAAACGTGGTGAGCCGGGAGTGTGGGTTTCCGAATACGAGGACTGCCCTGACTCCGGTGCCTTGCGCCTGTATCCCCGATCTCTGATGCTCGGTATTGGCTGTCGGCGCGGTGTTCCCGAGGAAGAAATCAGCGCTCATATCAGCAACGTGTTCAGTGCCGAAGGGCTTTCCCTGCACAGTATCGGTGGCGTGGCAAGCGTTGACGCCAAGCAGGATGAACCCGGCCTGCTCGAAACCGCTGCCGACCTCGGGATTGAACTGGTCTTTTATGCCAAGGCGCGCCTTGAAGAAGTAGAAGCGCCCAATCCATCGGACATGGTGAAAGAGCGCATGGGAATCCCTTCTGTTTCGGAAGCGGCTGCATTGCTTTTGTCCGAAGGAGGACAATTGGTGGTGGAAAAAACCAAAACAAAATCCGTCACGCTGGCCGTGGCGAGGAGAATATAG
- the cobJ gene encoding precorrin-3B C(17)-methyltransferase, with protein sequence MLKAVSLGPGDQSLLTPAALDAIREADVVAGYKGYIALMPEELLKDKEVVSTGMMGEVERARGAIESARSGKKTVMVCSGDAGIYAMAGLLLEILEAEGLLDTVPFSVVPGVAAFNAASALLGAPLMHDFASVSLSDLLTPWEVIEKRLRLAAEADFVISLYNPRSKKRSDHLQNALGIIGEHRAPGTPVGIVGRAYREGQDVRVVRLDSVDVQSVDMQTVLIIGNSATRVAGDRMLTPRGYHRKYDISRES encoded by the coding sequence ATGTTGAAAGCCGTGAGCCTTGGGCCTGGAGATCAAAGCCTGCTGACCCCTGCGGCGCTGGATGCCATCAGGGAAGCCGACGTGGTTGCCGGGTACAAGGGGTATATAGCCCTGATGCCCGAGGAACTGCTCAAGGATAAAGAGGTTGTCTCCACCGGTATGATGGGCGAAGTGGAACGGGCCAGAGGTGCCATTGAATCCGCACGCTCGGGTAAGAAGACCGTTATGGTCTGCAGCGGTGATGCTGGTATCTATGCAATGGCCGGACTGCTGCTCGAAATTCTGGAAGCCGAAGGGCTGCTGGATACGGTTCCCTTTTCCGTGGTCCCCGGTGTGGCTGCGTTCAATGCTGCTTCGGCTCTGCTGGGCGCTCCGCTCATGCATGATTTTGCTTCCGTCAGCCTCAGCGATTTGCTGACGCCCTGGGAAGTGATCGAAAAGCGCCTGCGTCTTGCAGCAGAAGCGGATTTCGTCATCTCGCTTTATAACCCCCGGTCCAAGAAACGGAGCGATCACCTGCAAAATGCCTTGGGCATCATCGGGGAGCACCGCGCTCCCGGGACACCGGTGGGCATTGTCGGTCGCGCTTACCGGGAGGGGCAGGACGTTCGCGTGGTCCGGCTCGATTCCGTGGATGTGCAGTCCGTGGATATGCAGACCGTATTGATCATAGGCAACTCCGCTACCCGCGTCGCTGGCGATCGGATGCTCACACCTCGTGGCTACCACCGTAAATACGATATAAGCCGGGAGTCCTGA
- a CDS encoding cytochrome c3 family protein, with amino-acid sequence MKKSLMISLMVAALVCVFALPAVIAGNAPADNMVLKAPEGVDMKKSPVDFPHKQHVDAKVDCMTCHHTAKSQDAIGGCSVEGCHTDASKGAKRDPKGFYQAFHSKKSDASCLGCHKKLKKEGKEVPVSCKDCHPKN; translated from the coding sequence ATGAAAAAATCACTGATGATCAGCCTGATGGTTGCCGCTCTGGTATGCGTTTTCGCGCTGCCTGCCGTTATCGCCGGTAATGCTCCCGCAGATAACATGGTTCTGAAGGCCCCTGAGGGTGTCGACATGAAGAAATCCCCCGTGGATTTCCCCCACAAACAGCACGTTGACGCTAAAGTTGACTGTATGACCTGCCACCACACGGCAAAGTCCCAGGACGCCATCGGCGGTTGCTCCGTTGAAGGTTGCCACACCGATGCTTCCAAGGGCGCCAAGCGCGATCCTAAGGGCTTCTACCAGGCTTTCCACAGCAAGAAGTCTGACGCTTCCTGCCTCGGCTGCCACAAGAAGCTGAAGAAAGAAGGCAAGGAAGTTCCCGTGTCTTGTAAGGATTGCCACCCGAAGAACTAA
- a CDS encoding midas domain-containing protein, translated as MTPAPPPPSKDDDLDVADILNQGSPEHEGFDPDSLDSDFEQELEDLFADDLEEDSAAAQEAEADEPIMLDDLVEADEEPEMDDEAAALEEIVQGAGDDDDMIVLEDVVEDDALPDEGELESTPASDISEDDDVMVLVEEIAEDDEPEVAADDSDEDVIVLDDLVEETENDISQAADEDDAVDLDALLEAATGDTDAETVEEAEAVEGVEASEPDEADEDDAILLDDLVEEVTEAEPDDNAELLEDLAEEVPLAVDEAAEESVDHGEAVAAAAADMVEEMAEDVSDEDEIITLEDEDMVDASLAEEPETDVPVEDAVTEADIELLMDEPEGDAPAEESGNGEFDDLDDSDLTELAGIDKLEEDDMDDMDSLLDAVDVSDIDVAESQDDLEMADVDMDGMLDDDAESQATAETKDVDVDQQLVDVRSEASQTVVAELQGKVAMLESRVAELENRLREEIAQLVPAEAARIIREEISALAEEMDD; from the coding sequence ATGACCCCGGCACCACCGCCTCCTTCCAAAGACGACGATCTGGATGTTGCTGACATCCTGAATCAGGGATCTCCCGAGCACGAAGGATTTGATCCGGACAGTCTTGATTCGGATTTCGAGCAGGAACTGGAAGACCTGTTTGCCGACGACCTGGAAGAAGACTCCGCTGCAGCTCAGGAAGCAGAAGCGGATGAGCCTATTATGCTCGATGACCTAGTCGAGGCTGACGAAGAGCCGGAAATGGATGATGAAGCCGCTGCCCTGGAGGAAATTGTACAGGGGGCCGGCGACGATGATGACATGATCGTCCTCGAAGATGTGGTTGAAGACGACGCTCTGCCTGATGAAGGCGAGTTGGAATCGACACCTGCATCGGACATTTCTGAAGACGATGACGTCATGGTCCTGGTTGAAGAGATCGCCGAAGATGATGAGCCGGAAGTGGCCGCTGATGATTCGGACGAGGATGTCATCGTTCTGGACGATCTGGTCGAAGAGACCGAAAATGATATTTCACAGGCTGCGGACGAGGATGACGCTGTCGATCTTGACGCGTTGCTCGAAGCCGCAACCGGCGACACCGATGCAGAGACCGTCGAGGAGGCGGAAGCAGTAGAGGGTGTCGAAGCTTCTGAACCGGACGAGGCAGATGAGGATGACGCCATTCTGCTGGACGATCTGGTGGAGGAAGTGACCGAAGCAGAACCGGATGATAATGCCGAGTTGCTGGAAGACCTCGCTGAAGAGGTTCCCCTGGCCGTTGATGAAGCCGCGGAAGAGTCGGTTGACCATGGGGAAGCCGTGGCCGCTGCCGCCGCAGACATGGTTGAAGAAATGGCAGAAGATGTGTCGGACGAGGATGAGATCATCACCCTTGAAGATGAAGACATGGTGGACGCTTCGTTGGCCGAAGAGCCGGAAACGGACGTTCCCGTGGAAGATGCCGTGACCGAAGCGGATATCGAACTCCTGATGGATGAACCGGAAGGAGATGCTCCTGCTGAGGAATCCGGCAATGGTGAGTTTGACGATCTTGACGACAGCGATCTCACCGAGTTGGCAGGCATCGACAAGCTCGAAGAAGACGACATGGACGACATGGACAGTCTCCTTGATGCCGTGGATGTCTCTGATATCGATGTCGCCGAAAGCCAGGACGATCTGGAAATGGCTGATGTCGACATGGACGGTATGCTCGATGACGACGCTGAGTCGCAGGCCACTGCTGAGACCAAGGATGTTGATGTCGATCAACAGCTTGTTGACGTGAGAAGCGAGGCTTCGCAAACCGTTGTCGCTGAATTGCAGGGCAAGGTAGCCATGCTCGAATCCCGCGTGGCGGAGTTGGAAAATCGTCTGCGCGAGGAAATCGCCCAACTGGTACCGGCGGAAGCCGCCCGTATTATTCGCGAAGAAATTTCCGCTCTGGCGGAAGAGATGGACGACTAA
- the pgl gene encoding 6-phosphogluconolactonase, which produces MANFMIFDTLDELSFNAAETFIELANEAVDRHGRFVVALSGGSTPRRMFELLAESKNMNRVPWDRTFIFWGDDRAVPPDHEWSNYRMTREALLSRVSIPDANVYRILGERGAEQAALVMQGDMVRVFGEAPLPQFDLVLQGMGSDGHTASLFPGTEALDATGWVVPVINPPANPAVDRVTMTFPLLNNARTALFLVAGKDKQAVMDEILNDPTADERYPAARINAQSTLWYLDKAAFKNAD; this is translated from the coding sequence ATGGCCAACTTCATGATATTCGACACCCTTGACGAATTGAGCTTCAACGCGGCAGAAACCTTCATCGAACTGGCGAACGAAGCCGTAGACAGACACGGCCGCTTTGTTGTGGCGCTCTCCGGTGGCTCCACTCCACGGCGAATGTTTGAGTTACTCGCCGAATCAAAAAACATGAACCGAGTCCCATGGGACAGAACGTTTATCTTCTGGGGCGATGATCGGGCCGTACCGCCCGACCATGAATGGTCCAACTACCGCATGACACGAGAGGCCCTGCTGAGCCGTGTTTCCATTCCTGATGCCAATGTCTATCGAATACTTGGCGAACGAGGTGCGGAGCAAGCTGCACTGGTCATGCAGGGGGATATGGTGCGTGTATTCGGAGAAGCCCCGTTGCCGCAGTTCGATCTGGTTCTACAGGGGATGGGGAGCGACGGCCACACGGCGTCACTGTTCCCAGGAACCGAAGCCCTTGATGCCACAGGGTGGGTAGTGCCTGTCATAAACCCGCCTGCCAACCCGGCAGTGGATCGGGTGACCATGACATTCCCATTGCTGAACAATGCCCGAACTGCTCTCTTTCTCGTGGCCGGAAAGGACAAACAGGCAGTAATGGATGAGATACTGAATGATCCAACGGCCGATGAACGCTATCCTGCTGCCCGAATCAATGCCCAGTCCACGCTGTGGTACCTCGACAAGGCAGCGTTCAAGAACGCTGATTGA
- the zwf gene encoding glucose-6-phosphate dehydrogenase, with product MMADTDSTCTYNKPDDPCSIIIFGATGDLASRKILPSLYALRCSGRMPTPCLVIGVSRTKQTDEEFREHIRHIIEDNGMDMACWDDFAQHLHYRSVDYNDIGTFTNLAGYIKTMESEAGTGGNRLFHLAVPPVVYEHIGQSLAHVGLAHEKDNWVRLVVEKPFGHDLESSKSLNEALREGFKENQIFRIDHYLAKETVQNMLMFRFANAIFEPIWNRQFIQSVHITAAESLGVEHRAGFYDQTGVLRDMFQNHMMQLMSLVAMEPPSIYQADRIRDEKAKIYRSLRPFPMDDLDNHLILGQYAAGMIDGKSVPSYVKEPDVQPDSATPTFAAMKVYIDNWRWQGVPFYITSGKRMSTKRTDITVQFKEVPHSMYRNILGEHITTNSLTLSIHPEEEVRLAFQAKSPGPGMCLRNVTMKFDYSEGKKQRFTDYEKVLLDVLMGDHTLFWRQDSVDLCWEFLTPVLTECDCPDTADRLHLYKAGTDGPKRARSGWIV from the coding sequence ATGATGGCCGATACCGACTCCACCTGCACCTACAATAAGCCGGATGACCCGTGCTCCATCATCATCTTCGGAGCCACGGGCGATCTCGCTTCACGCAAAATCCTCCCCTCGCTCTATGCCCTGCGCTGCTCGGGCCGCATGCCGACTCCGTGTCTGGTCATCGGTGTTTCTCGCACCAAACAGACGGACGAGGAATTCCGGGAGCACATTCGCCATATCATCGAAGACAACGGCATGGACATGGCCTGCTGGGACGACTTTGCCCAGCATCTGCACTACCGAAGTGTTGACTATAATGACATCGGGACCTTCACCAATCTGGCCGGATACATTAAGACAATGGAATCCGAAGCCGGAACCGGCGGCAATCGACTCTTCCATCTGGCCGTACCACCTGTGGTTTACGAACATATCGGTCAGTCGCTGGCCCATGTCGGATTGGCCCATGAAAAAGACAACTGGGTTCGACTGGTAGTCGAAAAGCCGTTTGGCCACGACCTTGAGAGCTCCAAGTCATTGAACGAAGCGCTTCGGGAAGGTTTCAAGGAAAACCAGATATTCCGCATCGATCATTATCTGGCCAAGGAAACCGTTCAGAATATGCTGATGTTCCGGTTTGCCAACGCTATTTTCGAGCCGATCTGGAACCGACAGTTCATTCAATCCGTTCACATCACGGCAGCCGAATCCCTCGGCGTCGAGCATCGAGCAGGGTTTTACGATCAAACCGGCGTGCTGCGTGACATGTTCCAGAACCACATGATGCAACTGATGTCGCTGGTGGCCATGGAGCCGCCCTCCATTTATCAGGCCGATCGCATCCGCGACGAAAAGGCGAAAATCTACCGTTCCCTGCGCCCATTCCCCATGGATGACCTCGACAACCACCTCATTCTGGGCCAGTACGCCGCAGGCATGATCGACGGCAAATCCGTGCCTTCCTACGTCAAGGAACCGGATGTTCAGCCCGATTCAGCCACCCCGACCTTTGCCGCCATGAAGGTCTACATCGATAACTGGCGCTGGCAGGGCGTGCCTTTTTACATCACCTCGGGCAAACGCATGTCCACCAAACGTACGGATATCACGGTCCAGTTCAAGGAAGTGCCGCATTCCATGTACCGCAATATCCTCGGCGAGCACATCACTACCAACTCGCTGACACTCTCCATTCATCCTGAAGAGGAAGTCCGGTTGGCCTTCCAGGCCAAATCACCCGGGCCGGGCATGTGCCTGCGCAATGTCACCATGAAGTTCGACTATTCCGAAGGAAAGAAACAGCGCTTCACGGATTACGAGAAGGTGCTGCTCGACGTGCTGATGGGCGACCACACGCTCTTCTGGCGTCAGGACAGTGTTGACCTCTGCTGGGAGTTTCTTACTCCGGTTTTGACCGAATGCGACTGCCCGGACACAGCCGACCGACTCCACCTGTACAAGGCTGGAACCGACGGCCCGAAACGAGCCAGAAGCGGCTGGATAGTCTAA
- the gnd gene encoding phosphogluconate dehydrogenase (NAD(+)-dependent, decarboxylating), whose amino-acid sequence MRIGMVGLGRMGLNMARRLMQHDIDVVGYNRSADAVETLIEEGGTGVHSLAEVVENLEPPRTVWCMLPAGEATRSTIEALADLLSPGDTIIEGGNSYYKDDIRHGEFLAEKDIQYLDAGVSGGIWGLEIGYCTMVGGPTDAFRRLEPIFKALAPKEGYLHCGPVGSGHFIKMIHNGIEYGMMQAYAEGFALIEDSDFGENIDFAELSHLWNQGSVIRSWLLELAGDAFEKNSRLDDIEGYVEDSGEGRWTVMQAIETSTPAPVLTSALMERFASRRPNDFRNRVLAALRREFGGHAVKTSEE is encoded by the coding sequence ATGCGAATCGGAATGGTAGGCTTAGGCCGCATGGGATTGAACATGGCCCGCAGGTTGATGCAGCACGATATCGACGTTGTCGGATACAACCGGAGTGCCGATGCGGTGGAAACCCTTATCGAGGAAGGGGGCACCGGGGTTCACTCGTTAGCCGAAGTGGTCGAAAATCTGGAGCCGCCCAGAACGGTCTGGTGCATGCTTCCGGCAGGAGAAGCCACCCGATCCACCATCGAAGCCCTCGCCGATCTCCTCTCGCCCGGTGACACCATCATCGAAGGCGGCAACTCCTATTACAAGGACGACATCCGACACGGGGAGTTTCTGGCCGAAAAAGACATACAGTATCTCGACGCCGGGGTTTCCGGTGGTATCTGGGGACTGGAGATCGGCTACTGCACCATGGTTGGCGGTCCCACAGACGCATTCCGCCGCCTCGAACCCATTTTCAAGGCCCTGGCACCCAAGGAAGGGTATCTCCATTGCGGCCCTGTCGGCTCCGGGCATTTCATCAAGATGATCCACAACGGCATCGAGTACGGCATGATGCAGGCCTACGCCGAGGGATTCGCTCTCATCGAGGATTCGGATTTCGGTGAAAACATCGACTTTGCCGAACTTTCCCACCTCTGGAATCAGGGCAGCGTCATCCGTTCCTGGCTCCTAGAACTGGCTGGCGACGCCTTTGAAAAGAACAGCCGCCTCGATGATATCGAAGGGTATGTCGAGGATTCCGGCGAAGGGCGGTGGACCGTCATGCAGGCCATCGAGACCAGTACCCCCGCACCGGTTTTGACATCGGCGCTGATGGAACGATTCGCTTCGCGCCGTCCCAATGATTTCCGCAACCGCGTACTGGCCGCCCTGCGACGTGAATTCGGCGGCCACGCAGTCAAGACTTCGGAGGAATAA
- a CDS encoding TerC family protein, translating into MLEGLWTLENAIALVTLAGLEIVLGIDNIVFVVVVTNKLPEASRKTARRLGIGLAMVTRIALLMVISMIMGLTAPLFTVFEHTVSGRDIVLLAGGLFLLAKATHEIHDKLEEPSKLPEKIQKSYSYVGAIIQILLLDLVFSLDSVITAVGMVQRVEVMIAAIVIAVLVMLLFAGPVSEFVTRHPTVQMLAFSFLLLVGIFLMAEGMHKHIDRGYIYFAMAFSLGVEFLNLRMKKIRGGEANT; encoded by the coding sequence ATGCTGGAAGGACTCTGGACTCTTGAGAATGCCATCGCCCTGGTGACCCTTGCCGGGCTGGAGATCGTGCTTGGGATCGATAACATCGTCTTTGTCGTGGTGGTCACCAACAAACTGCCCGAGGCGTCCCGCAAGACTGCGCGTCGGCTGGGCATCGGGTTGGCCATGGTCACGCGCATCGCCCTGCTGATGGTCATTTCCATGATCATGGGGCTGACCGCGCCACTCTTTACCGTGTTTGAACACACGGTTTCCGGGCGCGACATCGTGCTGCTTGCCGGTGGGCTGTTCCTGCTGGCCAAGGCGACTCATGAGATACACGACAAGCTGGAAGAGCCGAGCAAGCTGCCGGAGAAAATCCAGAAAAGCTACTCCTACGTCGGGGCCATCATCCAGATACTGCTGTTGGATCTGGTCTTCTCACTGGATTCGGTCATCACGGCCGTGGGTATGGTTCAGCGAGTCGAGGTCATGATCGCGGCCATTGTCATTGCCGTGCTGGTGATGCTGCTCTTTGCCGGACCTGTCAGCGAATTTGTCACCCGCCATCCGACGGTTCAGATGCTCGCCTTTTCATTTCTGCTGCTGGTGGGGATATTCCTCATGGCCGAGGGCATGCACAAGCATATCGACCGCGGCTACATCTACTTTGCCATGGCTTTTTCATTGGGCGTGGAGTTCCTCAACCTGCGTATGAAGAAGATACGAGGCGGCGAAGCCAATACATAG
- a CDS encoding DMT family transporter, which produces MNTRTLRADILLFTTAAIWGFAFVAQRVGMDHVGPLTFNAVRFAIGALALLPLTYRMQKGRAPGFQATDNKRLFIGGGLLGLALFCGATLQQIGLAGPQLAEFGFEASTAGKAGFITGLYVVFVPLFGLMLAQKPGLGTWVGAGLAVIGMYLLSFTAELTISFGDLLILIGALFWAGHVLIIGKLSPGMDAVDAVKLSTVQFFACAVLSFIGSLLTEDIAWAGIQDAAMPILYGGLMSVGVAYTLQVVAQRDAQPAHAAIILSLESVFAAIGGYFFLNELLTVRAMIGCGLMLTGMIFSQLRP; this is translated from the coding sequence GTGAATACCCGTACCCTTAGGGCAGATATCCTGCTCTTCACCACCGCTGCCATCTGGGGTTTCGCCTTTGTGGCGCAGCGTGTGGGCATGGATCATGTCGGCCCGCTGACCTTCAATGCCGTTCGCTTCGCCATCGGAGCGCTTGCCCTGCTTCCGCTTACGTATCGCATGCAAAAGGGAAGGGCTCCCGGCTTTCAGGCTACGGACAACAAGCGACTGTTCATCGGCGGCGGACTGCTCGGGCTGGCCCTGTTCTGCGGTGCCACCCTGCAACAGATCGGGCTGGCCGGACCGCAACTGGCAGAGTTCGGCTTCGAGGCTTCCACGGCAGGCAAGGCCGGATTCATCACAGGGCTCTACGTTGTTTTCGTTCCTCTTTTCGGGCTGATGCTGGCCCAGAAGCCCGGACTGGGAACATGGGTCGGTGCAGGACTGGCCGTCATCGGCATGTACCTGCTCTCCTTCACTGCCGAGTTGACCATCTCCTTTGGCGATCTGCTCATCCTCATCGGCGCCCTGTTCTGGGCCGGTCATGTGCTGATCATCGGCAAGCTGTCCCCCGGCATGGATGCGGTGGATGCAGTCAAACTTTCCACCGTACAGTTTTTCGCCTGCGCCGTGCTCAGTTTCATCGGCTCCCTGCTGACCGAAGATATCGCCTGGGCAGGCATACAGGATGCCGCCATGCCTATCCTGTATGGTGGCCTCATGTCCGTCGGTGTTGCCTATACATTGCAGGTCGTGGCCCAACGCGATGCGCAACCGGCCCACGCCGCCATCATTCTCAGCCTTGAGTCAGTCTTCGCCGCCATCGGTGGTTATTTCTTCCTCAACGAGTTGCTGACCGTCAGAGCGATGATCGGTTGCGGCCTGATGTTGACAGGCATGATATTCAGCCAGTTGCGACCATAG